A single window of Salvia splendens isolate huo1 chromosome 8, SspV2, whole genome shotgun sequence DNA harbors:
- the LOC121743648 gene encoding 14 kDa proline-rich protein DC2.15-like translates to MASRAAIFIVLTILLFTIASSTNVPCPPSSPTPIPKPPPPAHHGHGNGHKASKGKCPRDTLKLGVCANLLNDLVHLVVGTPPKTPCCTLIEGLADLEAAVCLCTALKANVLGNNLNVPVSLSLLVNYCGKKVPSGFQCA, encoded by the coding sequence ATGGCTTCAAGAGCTGCCATTTTCATTGTCCTAACCATTCTCCTTTTCACAATAGCAAGCTCAACCAATGTCCCGTGCCCTCCGTCGTCTCCAACTCCGATCCCAAAGCCACCACCCCCGGCCCACCATGGCCACGGCAATGGCCACAAGGCGTCAAAGGGGAAGTGCCCCAGAGACACCTTGAAATTAGGGGTTTGCGCCAACTTGCTGAATGACTTAGTGCACCTTGTGGTGGGGACACCTCCCAAAACCCCATGCTGCACTCTCATTGAGGGCTTGGCGGATCTCGAGGCGGCCGTGTGCCTCTGCACTGCACTCAAGGCCAATGTGTTGGGAAACAACCTCAACGTGCCCGTCTCGCTCAGCTTGCTCGTCAACTACTGTGGCAAGAAGGTGCCATCCGGCTTCCAATGCGCGTAA
- the LOC121743296 gene encoding lipid transfer protein EARLI 1-like, with amino-acid sequence MASRGVIFIVFNILLFTMVSSNKDNCPPPSKPPVPAPAPKPPSPAPKPPSPAPKPPSPAPNPSSKGKCPKDTLKLGVCANLLNDLVHLVVRNPPKTPCCTLIKGLADLEAAVCLCTALKANVLGNNLNVPISLSLLLNYCGKKVPTGFQCP; translated from the coding sequence ATGGCTTCAAGAGGTGTGATTTTCATTGTTTTCAACATTCTCTTGTTCACAATGGTGAGCTCAAATAAGGACAATTGCCCTCCTCCATCTAAACCTCCAGTCCCGGCCCCAGCCCCCAAGCCGCCATCCCCAGCCCCCAAGCCGCCGTCCCCAGCCCCTAAGCCGCCATCCCCAGCCCCCAACCCATCGTCGAAGGGGAAGTGCCCCAAAGACACACTCAAATTGGGAGTGTGTGCCAACTTGTTGAATGACTTGGTGCACCTTGTGGTGAGAAACCCTCCCAAGACCCCATGCTGCACCCTCATCAAGGGTTTGGCGGATCTCGAGGCCGCGGTGTGCCTGTGCACTGCCCTTAAGGCTAATGTGTTGGGAAACAACCTCAATGTGCCCATCTCTCTCAGCTTGCTCTTGAACTACTGCGGCAAGAAGGTGCCcactggcttccaatgcccatAA
- the LOC121745634 gene encoding 14 kDa proline-rich protein DC2.15-like, whose amino-acid sequence MGCNKTTSIALFFVLNLAFFTLSNACGSCPTPKPKPPPPPPKGTPCPPPPSTPSKDTCPRDTLKLGVCADLLGGLIGVTIGTPPKTPCCTLIEGLADLEAAVCLCTALKANVLGINLNVPISLSLLLNVCSKKVPKGFQCA is encoded by the coding sequence ATGGGTTGCAACAAAACCACCTCAATTGCCCTTTTCTTTGTGCTAAACCTTGCATTCTTCACTCTTTCTAATGCATGTGGCTCTTGCCCAACTCCCAAACCaaagccgccgccgccaccacctaAGGGGACGCCATGCCCTCCCCCGCCTTCGACCCCGAGCAAGGACACTTGCCCTAGGGATACCCTAAAACTAGGTGTTTGTGCTGACCTACTTGGAGGATTGATTGGTGTCACAATTGGGACTCCTCCAAAGACTCCATGCTGCACCCTCATCGAAGGGCTGGCCGATCTCGAGGCGGCCGTGTGCCTATGCACTGCACTCAAGGCGAATGTGTTGGGCATCAACCTTAATGTTCCCATTTCTCTTAGTTTGCTTCTCAATGTTTGCTCCAAGAAGGTTCCCAAGGGCTTCCAATGTGCCTAA
- the LOC121745622 gene encoding lipid transfer protein EARLI 1-like: MASKNTSIALFLALNILFFTLSNACGTCPGPNPKPKPKPKPVPSPSKGSCPRDALKLGVCANLLGGLLGVTIGTPPKQPCCSLIEGLADLEAAVCLCTAIKANVLGINLNVPVSLSLLLNVCSKKVPKGFVCA, from the coding sequence ATGGCTTCCAAAAACACATCAATTGCACTATTCCTTGCCCTGAACATTCTCTTCTTCACTCTTTCCAATGCTTGTGGGACATGCCCTGGCCCAAACCCTAAGCCAAAGCCGAAGCCGAAGCCGGTTCCAAGCCCTAGCAAGGGTAGTTGCCCAAGAGATGCCCTAAAACTAGGCGTGTGTGCTAACTTGCTCGGCGGATTGCTTGGCGTGACCATCGGCACTCCTCCAAAACAGCCGTGCTGCAGCCTCATCGAGGGTTTGGCTGATTTGGAGGCGGCCGTGTGCCTTTGCACCGCAATCAAAGCCAATGTTCTTGGGATCAACCTAAATGTGCCTGTTTCTCTTAGCTTGCTCCTCAATGTTTGCTCCAAGAAAGTTCCAAAGGGTTTCGTTTGCGCCTGA
- the LOC121744101 gene encoding uncharacterized protein LOC121744101: MERFVAFKRAAESLEKLMDATREELPDTMAAVRLSGMDISDLTMELSDNGSDLKLFCFRSRELVEVTKSSKDLRHSVPAVLEVEVIDMCCMIIMPELVSNKKIKIK, encoded by the exons ATGGAGCGATTCGTG GCCTTCAAGAGAGCTGCAGAATCACTGGAGAAGCTAATGGATGCCACGAGGGAAGAGCTGCCGGACACCATGGCTGCCGTTCGATTATCTGGGATGGATATCAGCGACTTGACAATGGAGCTCAGTGACAATGGTTCCGATTTGAAACTCTTCTGCTTCAGATCTCGCGAGCTCGTGGAGGTGACAAAATCGTCCAAGGATCTGAGGCACAGTGTGCCGGCGGTGTTGGAGGTGGAGGTTATCgacatgtgttgtatgatcataatgccagaacttgtgtcaaataaaaaaattaagataaaatag